A genomic stretch from Edaphobacter aggregans includes:
- a CDS encoding helix-turn-helix domain-containing protein, producing the protein MFHDKRAVECARLLAAACDASAPSTGLYGEGLTIALLSACFQGRPPKRNSGLSVSQLRLVLDFIHEHLDLSVSVFQLARLVDLSSSQFARMFKASTGVSPHRYQLNTRIGKAQELLLTKRESPSMVAVATGFADQSHFTRTFKRVTGATPHEWQQNRTPRGWDMATLVRFGSI; encoded by the coding sequence ATGTTTCATGACAAGAGAGCAGTCGAGTGCGCGCGACTCCTTGCTGCCGCATGTGACGCATCCGCCCCGAGTACAGGATTGTACGGAGAAGGACTCACGATCGCCCTCCTGAGCGCCTGCTTCCAGGGGCGACCACCCAAAAGGAACTCTGGACTATCGGTCTCACAACTCCGTCTCGTTCTCGACTTCATCCACGAGCATCTCGATTTGTCCGTTTCTGTTTTCCAGCTTGCCCGTCTGGTCGACCTGTCATCCTCGCAATTTGCGAGGATGTTCAAGGCGTCTACAGGAGTATCCCCGCATCGTTATCAGCTGAACACTCGGATCGGCAAAGCTCAGGAGCTACTGCTGACTAAACGAGAGAGCCCTTCCATGGTGGCTGTGGCAACAGGTTTTGCAGATCAGAGCCACTTCACACGGACGTTCAAGAGGGTTACTGGAGCTACACCACACGAGTGGCAACAGAATCGCACCCCTAGAGGATGGGATATGGCGACTTTAGTGAGATTCGGGTCGATTTAG
- a CDS encoding sensor histidine kinase — MTQRVSIWEQTVPIFFMFLGSCALRPFCRQLLRQSQSWIAFELKAAAAAMVTSIPVAGAACLILESFEHVPWHALVAVSMWSWFILFIWCSLYFSIKQWQQSSEEKERLLRAESEVREARLLALRYQLNPHFLFNSLNAVSTLVLDGNAPAATRMLAQIGDLLRTSLDSEVTAEVTLSQELAFTEGYLAIEQTRLGERLRIDIAVPSETRDALVPSMLLQPLVENAVRYGVAPLIEGGWIAIKSALDADRLRIVVGNSGRREGEQKKNGNGIGLGNTAERLKTLYGANFEFSLGWPEAGGCEVVLELPLRRTRALQEASPCAL, encoded by the coding sequence TTGACTCAGCGTGTGTCGATCTGGGAACAGACGGTGCCTATTTTCTTCATGTTCCTGGGAAGTTGCGCGCTGCGTCCTTTTTGCCGCCAGCTGCTGCGACAGTCGCAGTCATGGATCGCTTTTGAATTGAAAGCAGCCGCGGCTGCCATGGTCACATCAATTCCCGTAGCCGGCGCAGCCTGCCTCATTTTGGAATCCTTCGAGCACGTACCCTGGCACGCTTTGGTTGCAGTTTCGATGTGGTCCTGGTTCATTCTCTTTATCTGGTGCAGTTTGTATTTCAGCATTAAGCAATGGCAGCAATCGAGCGAAGAGAAGGAGCGACTGCTTCGCGCCGAGTCCGAGGTCAGAGAGGCGCGCCTGCTTGCACTTCGCTATCAGTTGAATCCACACTTCCTTTTCAATTCGCTCAATGCCGTCTCCACTCTCGTTCTGGATGGAAATGCGCCTGCGGCCACGCGGATGCTGGCGCAGATCGGAGATCTTCTGCGCACAAGCCTGGATTCCGAAGTCACAGCGGAGGTGACGCTTTCTCAGGAATTGGCCTTTACCGAAGGGTACCTGGCGATCGAGCAAACAAGGCTGGGGGAGCGGCTAAGAATCGATATCGCCGTTCCATCGGAAACGCGGGATGCCCTAGTGCCGAGTATGTTGCTGCAACCGCTGGTTGAGAACGCAGTGCGCTATGGAGTGGCGCCATTGATCGAAGGTGGGTGGATTGCGATCAAGAGCGCGCTCGATGCCGACAGGTTGCGAATTGTCGTCGGGAACTCCGGACGGCGTGAGGGCGAGCAGAAGAAGAATGGAAATGGAATTGGTCTCGGAAACACGGCGGAGCGTCTGAAAACACTTTACGGGGCGAATTTTGAGTTCTCGCTTGGTTGGCCTGAAGCCGGCGGTTGCGAGGTCGTGCTGGAATTGCCGTTACGCAGGACTAGGGCCCTGCAGGAGGCTTCGCCGTGCGCGCTCTAA
- a CDS encoding LytR/AlgR family response regulator transcription factor — translation MRALIVDDEPLARRGVVLRLRKFRDVEIVGECADGQSAVQRILERSPDVVFLDIQMPGMDGFEVLRALPVEGLPAVIFLTAYEQHVLRAFDVHALHYLLKPVDDTRFAAAVSRARDLVDSELKADMTQRVIKMLDRTSDGFASRFTVQAGSRIQIVIAEDVEWIGAAGDYVELHVNGRSYLLRETMASLEQRLDPAKFIRIHRSRIVQSKGILELRSIENREFTVKLSDGSEHRSSRTYADRLEHWLSSGRI, via the coding sequence GTGCGCGCTCTAATCGTCGACGACGAGCCCTTGGCGCGTCGTGGCGTCGTTCTCAGGCTACGCAAATTCAGGGATGTCGAGATTGTTGGGGAATGCGCAGATGGGCAGTCCGCAGTGCAAAGAATTCTGGAACGATCTCCCGATGTTGTGTTCCTCGACATCCAGATGCCGGGTATGGACGGTTTTGAGGTTCTGCGCGCCCTGCCTGTTGAAGGCCTGCCCGCAGTCATTTTTCTAACAGCGTATGAGCAACATGTTTTGCGGGCATTCGATGTTCATGCTCTGCATTACCTCTTGAAGCCGGTGGACGACACACGTTTCGCGGCAGCGGTTAGTCGAGCTCGTGATCTGGTCGACTCCGAATTAAAGGCCGACATGACACAGCGGGTCATTAAAATGCTGGACCGCACCTCAGATGGATTTGCGTCCCGGTTCACCGTGCAAGCTGGATCCCGCATTCAAATCGTCATTGCGGAGGATGTTGAGTGGATTGGGGCTGCTGGTGACTATGTTGAACTCCACGTCAACGGTCGTTCTTACCTGTTACGCGAGACGATGGCGTCTCTCGAACAGAGGCTCGACCCAGCAAAGTTTATCCGCATACACCGCTCCCGAATTGTGCAGTCCAAAGGCATACTGGAGCTGCGATCCATCGAGAACCGCGAGTTCACGGTGAAGCTTTCGGACGGCTCGGAGCATCGCTCGAGCCGCACCTACGCGGATCGACTTGAGCACTGGTTGTCATCAGGTAGGATCTGA